From the Prunus dulcis chromosome 4, ALMONDv2, whole genome shotgun sequence genome, one window contains:
- the LOC117626749 gene encoding NAC domain-containing protein 2-like → MAPCESAVNLPVGFKFRPRDDQLLGYYLLNKVRGTSFMYENVIPEMDLYGKIEPWDIWHEYGGHNLAKGEDLYFFTKLKSLSDKDSRSARTIGSGTWKGENSGTTVSDPENKENDLGIWKRFHYENPKSVQDGCWIMHEYSLHPSLVKPKPNSTNQFVLCRIRKNDRGKRKLRTAEEDNETDTPVQSQNKRQRPQQVTSFEELIGDCTPMSEATGVGGNVSYLPTGLTQSQPDSSFASPTTAVSSQARANNTDDVSQFHGGGDGDALMSDFLLSDTAQPFTEQALGSYAVCNQERASDVYETQQGLVLTDNNIGYWPSPFGSEEDQVNALDFSMDYDLLDHLIDCDDDNDGPRQSSTAQFMGMGMENTTTASSEANMFIID, encoded by the coding sequence ATGGCACCTTGTGAGTCTGCTGTTAATCTTCCAGTTGGTTTTAAATTTCGTCCAAGAGATGATCAGTTATTgggatattatcttcttaacaAGGTTCGTGGCACATCCTTTATGTATGAAAATGTTATTCCAGAAATGGATCTTTATGGTAAGATAGAGCCATGGGATATATGGCATGAATATGGTGGACACAACTTAGCCAAAGGTGAAGACCTttatttcttcaccaaattgAAGAGCCTGAGTGACAAGGACTCCCGCTCGGCTCGCACGATAGGGTCCGGGACATGGAAAGGTGAAAACTCAGGGACCACAGTCAGTGATCCGGAGAATAAGGAGAACGATTTAGGTATATGGAAAAGGTTTCATTATGAAAACCCTAAATCTGTTCAAGACGGTTGCTGGATTATGCACGAGTACAGCCTTCACCCTTCATTGGTGAAGCCCAAACCAAACTCAACCAATCAGTTTGTGCTATGCCGGATTCGAAAGAATGACAGGGGGAAGAGAAAGTTGAGAACTGCAGAAGAGGATAATGAAACCGACACTCCAGTACAATCTCAAAATAAGAGGCAAAGGCCGCAACAAGTGACTAGCTTTGAGGAACTTATCGGTGATTGCACTCCCATGTCTGAGGCTACTGGAGTTGGTGGGAACGTTTCATACTTGCCAACTGGACTCACTCAATCTCAGCCGGACAGCTCTTTTGCATCCCCAACAACTGCGGTCTCTTCCCAAGCTAGGGCAAACAATACTGATGACGTCAGCCAATTTCATGGTGGCGGTGATGGCGATGCCCTAATGAGCGATTTCTTGCTTTCGGACACCGCACAACCATTCACGGAACAAGCCTTGGGATCGTATGCAGTTTGTAACCAAGAGAGGGCGTCAGATGTTTATGAGACTCAACAAGGCCTGGTCCTCACTGACAATAATATTGGATATTGGCCTAGTCCTTTTGGTAGTGAAGAAGACCAAGTCAATGCGCTCGACTTCTCGATGGATTATGATTTACTCGACCACTTGATCGACTgtgatgatgataatgatggTCCGCGGCAATCTTCCACAGCACAGTTTATGGGAATGGGAATGGAGAACACTACTACTGCAAGTAGTGAAGCTAATATGTTCATCATAGATTGA
- the LOC117624863 gene encoding DNA-directed RNA polymerases II, IV and V subunit 12-like has protein sequence MDPQPEPVYYICGDCGMEIPLKPNDVIQCRECGYRILYKKRTRRIVQYEAR, from the exons ATGGATCCGCAGCCAGAGCCAGTCTACTACATCTGTGGAG ATTGTGGGATGGAGATTCCCTTGAAGCCAAACGATGTGATTCAGTGCCGCGAATGCGGTTACCGGATCTTATACAAGAAGCGCACTCGTCGCA TTGTTCAGTACGAGGCACGCTGA